From Patescibacteria group bacterium, a single genomic window includes:
- a CDS encoding phosphohydrolase has protein sequence MTEDLVKKTADYVRQKLHHEPSGHDWFHVQRVWKTAKFIQKKEGGDLLIIELAALLHNLKEHHCSLCHDRKATLAVKGMMDVIGIDEELQDKIIEVIDDSKYKAGQTRLPKSIEGKIMQDANWLDSLGAVGIARVFASGGYHSRPIYDPAIKIRKYLNYREYLEKKQTTSFNYLHEKVLKVAKLMNTKTAKRLARERLAIVLRFIDEMKKEL, from the coding sequence ATGACTGAAGATTTAGTGAAAAAAACAGCAGATTATGTGCGGCAAAAACTCCACCATGAACCGTCCGGCCATGACTGGTTTCATGTGCAGAGAGTTTGGAAAACTGCTAAATTTATCCAGAAAAAAGAAGGAGGCGATCTTTTGATTATTGAACTGGCCGCCCTGCTTCATAATTTAAAAGAGCACCATTGTTCCCTTTGTCATGACCGAAAGGCCACGCTTGCCGTTAAGGGCATGATGGATGTAATCGGTATAGATGAAGAACTGCAGGACAAAATCATTGAAGTTATTGATGACAGTAAATATAAGGCCGGACAAACCCGTTTGCCAAAAAGCATTGAGGGAAAAATTATGCAGGATGCCAACTGGCTTGATTCTCTGGGAGCTGTGGGTATTGCCCGCGTCTTTGCCTCCGGTGGATATCATAGCAGACCAATTTATGATCCGGCTATAAAAATTCGCAAATATCTAAACTATAGGGAATATTTAGAAAAAAAACAAACCACCAGTTTTAATTATTTACACGAAAAGGTGTTAAAGGTGGCCAAACTGATGAACACCAAAACAGCCAAACGCCTTGCCCGCGAACGACTGGCCATTGTGCTTAGATTTATAGACGAAATGAAAAAAGAATTATAA
- a CDS encoding lamin tail domain-containing protein encodes MLRRGLFLLFTFFCLVLVPIGKTDVLSYDTNVAHPNIVELAANVYNEKFNNQLTKEEIGWIKQGAIDEDTPTRWMNHFYDPVRAIGLKGLYLSSKEWAVSPYAQTNYSLGDRSWQRAISDFKKGRMESAYKELGHVLHLLADATVPAHTRDDIHVLGDSYEQFVKNNWHSIYGSLQYFFVKAAGLSSAFDALAGYSNNNFYSDHTVEDPAYQKISVSGYETTTFSSFLPIITRLAKATLPNGDKYNLYALATTDWKLNLDYKFVNSSQILIDYTRRLLPKAIGYSAGVIKLFFEEVKKEKVVDLPTERVSNLGKVDQVIGSVVQGAENVYYSAKDSVIPVSPVSTSFVYAIGLPSTPVSVEPPPAPIIIPEPTSTPTPTPTPTPTTTPDPTPTSTSDPTPSSTPPVSREVVINEVAWAGTASSYSSDEWLELYNNTDADIDLTDWKILINDNPITISKINNKIITAGGYYLLERTSDSVISDIAADEIYTGGLANGGAKLELINPAGVIIDEVDATSSWFAGDTVKYRTMERVAASTDGSDPDNWQSSIGSRLLGKNRTDQQVYGSPRQSNFGYIVLDNVQEDTIRTLTAQNNPYLLGHYVVPVGMTLQIASGTTIQGYVDDAKMDVSGKLKADGASFSHGDYAVFSDGGQIEILNSSFTNFSNAISPITIKHSWPNLSNLSFSGNVVNLPYLESVSINESFAELNQDVIINILDVSASSTLKIWPGTNIYLSHYTVVTIDGSIIAEGTAASPIKILATSSSLKWGNLRFYNSSSSFDHVEIKYGNLLPFKTKDTDGMIIANNSDLKFNHATIWDSRPPGNTILATDSILNIANSQIGNTDKYPDNGVPGITTAGIKANHGALWLDNVKFKNLLEGIDGGSWDNGLPTVHLQNMSTTSFENVDYRWQPSNLCSF; translated from the coding sequence ATGTTAAGGAGGGGACTATTTTTATTATTCACATTTTTTTGTTTGGTTTTGGTGCCAATCGGTAAAACAGATGTTTTAAGCTATGACACCAATGTCGCGCATCCAAACATTGTTGAATTGGCCGCGAATGTATACAATGAAAAATTTAACAACCAACTGACTAAAGAAGAAATCGGCTGGATTAAGCAGGGCGCGATAGACGAAGACACACCCACCCGCTGGATGAACCATTTTTATGATCCGGTGCGCGCGATTGGTTTGAAGGGGCTGTATCTATCTTCAAAAGAGTGGGCCGTAAGTCCTTACGCGCAAACAAATTATTCTTTAGGCGACCGGAGCTGGCAAAGGGCCATTAGTGATTTTAAAAAAGGGCGTATGGAGTCGGCTTATAAAGAACTGGGCCATGTTTTGCATTTGCTGGCCGACGCGACTGTGCCGGCCCATACCCGCGACGATATTCATGTGCTTGGTGATTCATATGAGCAGTTTGTAAAGAATAATTGGCACAGTATTTACGGCAGTTTACAGTATTTTTTTGTTAAAGCAGCCGGGCTGTCTTCAGCTTTTGACGCTTTGGCCGGTTATTCCAATAATAATTTTTACAGCGATCACACTGTTGAAGATCCGGCCTATCAAAAAATTTCTGTTTCCGGATATGAAACAACAACCTTTAGCAGTTTTTTGCCGATAATAACCCGGTTGGCCAAGGCCACTCTTCCCAACGGGGATAAATACAATCTTTATGCGTTGGCCACCACGGATTGGAAACTTAATTTGGATTATAAATTTGTTAATAGTTCGCAGATTTTAATTGATTATACCCGGCGGCTTTTGCCAAAAGCGATCGGCTATAGCGCCGGCGTGATCAAATTATTTTTTGAAGAAGTGAAGAAAGAGAAGGTTGTTGATTTGCCGACTGAACGGGTTAGTAATTTAGGGAAAGTTGATCAAGTTATCGGATCTGTAGTCCAAGGCGCGGAAAATGTTTATTATTCAGCCAAAGATAGCGTCATACCCGTTTCGCCTGTGTCAACTTCTTTTGTCTATGCAATCGGGCTACCTTCAACTCCAGTTTCAGTAGAACCACCGCCGGCGCCGATAATCATACCGGAGCCGACTTCAACTCCAACTCCAACTCCAACTCCAACACCCACAACAACTCCAGACCCAACTCCCACTTCAACCTCGGATCCTACCCCATCTTCAACTCCGCCTGTAAGCAGGGAAGTGGTAATAAACGAAGTTGCCTGGGCCGGCACTGCGTCGTCTTATTCCAGTGATGAGTGGCTTGAATTATACAACAACACTGATGCGGATATTGATTTAACTGATTGGAAAATTTTAATTAATGATAATCCGATTACAATATCCAAAATAAATAATAAAATAATAACAGCGGGCGGGTATTATCTTTTGGAACGGACTTCCGACAGTGTGATTAGCGATATTGCGGCGGATGAAATTTATACCGGCGGACTTGCCAATGGCGGCGCGAAACTTGAACTTATAAATCCAGCCGGTGTCATAATAGACGAGGTAGACGCGACCAGTAGTTGGTTTGCGGGCGACACTGTCAAATACAGAACAATGGAACGCGTCGCCGCTTCAACGGATGGCAGTGATCCGGATAATTGGCAATCTAGCATCGGTTCAAGATTGTTAGGAAAAAATCGTACTGACCAACAGGTTTACGGTTCACCCCGGCAATCAAATTTTGGCTACATTGTGTTAGATAATGTCCAAGAAGACACAATTCGTACACTGACCGCGCAAAATAATCCATATTTGTTGGGACACTATGTTGTGCCGGTCGGTATGACGCTACAAATCGCGTCTGGCACAACCATCCAAGGGTATGTTGATGATGCAAAAATGGATGTGTCCGGCAAACTGAAAGCAGACGGCGCCAGTTTTTCTCACGGCGATTACGCAGTTTTTTCAGACGGCGGCCAGATTGAAATCTTAAATTCCAGTTTTACCAATTTCAGTAATGCGATCAGCCCAATTACAATAAAACACAGTTGGCCAAACTTAAGTAACTTAAGTTTTTCCGGCAATGTTGTAAATTTACCGTATTTGGAGAGTGTCAGTATCAATGAATCATTCGCTGAATTAAATCAGGACGTAATTATTAATATTCTGGATGTTTCGGCTTCATCCACATTAAAAATTTGGCCCGGTACGAATATTTATTTGTCTCATTACACGGTCGTAACAATAGATGGATCAATAATTGCCGAAGGCACAGCCGCGAGTCCGATTAAAATTTTGGCCACGTCCTCAAGTTTGAAGTGGGGGAATCTCCGGTTTTACAATTCCTCTTCTTCTTTTGATCATGTTGAAATAAAATATGGAAATTTATTGCCCTTCAAAACCAAAGACACGGATGGAATGATAATTGCCAATAATTCAGACCTGAAATTTAATCATGCCACCATTTGGGACAGTCGTCCGCCCGGAAATACAATTTTAGCAACCGATTCAATTTTAAACATCGCCAATTCTCAAATCGGCAATACCGATAAGTATCCTGATAATGGCGTCCCGGGGATAACTACGGCCGGCATTAAAGCAAATCACGGCGCACTTTGGCTTGATAACGTGAAATTCAAGAATTTGCTTGAGGGCATAGATGGTGGCAGTTGGGATAATGGTTTGCCGACAGTGCACCTGCAGAATATGTCAACCACGAGCTTTGAAAACGTGGATTACCGGTGGCAACCCTCAAATTTGTGCAGTTTTTAG